One window from the genome of Castellaniella sp. MT123 encodes:
- a CDS encoding Dps family protein produces the protein MAKAVKKTSSKKTPVISSGLPIDIGISEKDRAAVVAELSRTLADTYTLYLMTHNFHWNVTGPMFSTLHQLFMTQYTETWQALDAIAERIRALGHYAPGTYAEYARLSSIQEPGSVPSAEDMLRLLVAGNESVAKTAREAFKCADAVNDQPTADLLTQRLDVHEKNAWMLRSLLA, from the coding sequence ATGGCCAAAGCCGTCAAAAAGACCAGTTCCAAGAAAACCCCCGTCATTTCCTCCGGCCTTCCGATCGACATCGGCATTTCCGAGAAAGACCGTGCAGCCGTCGTGGCCGAGTTGTCCCGGACGCTGGCGGATACCTATACCCTGTATCTGATGACGCACAACTTCCACTGGAACGTGACGGGGCCGATGTTCAGCACCCTGCATCAGCTGTTCATGACCCAGTACACGGAGACCTGGCAGGCACTGGACGCTATCGCCGAACGCATCCGCGCACTGGGCCATTACGCGCCAGGCACCTATGCGGAATACGCGCGCCTCAGTTCCATCCAGGAACCTGGCTCGGTGCCGTCGGCGGAAGACATGCTGCGGTTGCTGGTGGCCGGCAACGAGTCCGTGGCCAAGACCGCCCGCGAGGCCTTCAAATGCGCCGATGCCGTCAATGATCAACCTACCGCCGATCTGCTGACGCAGCGGCTGGATGTGCACGAAAAGAACGCCTGGATGTTGCGCAGTTTGCTGGCCTGA
- a CDS encoding Rid family detoxifying hydrolase: MSKEIIHTESAPAAVGPYSQAVSASSSRFVFLSGQIGLEPGTGELVSENFEGQVRQSFANMQAVIEAAGGTLENVVKLTLFLTNLSKFASANAIMAEIIPQPYPARSTVGVASLPKGAQFEVEAVLAL; encoded by the coding sequence ATGAGCAAGGAAATCATTCACACCGAATCGGCCCCTGCGGCGGTTGGCCCGTATTCCCAGGCGGTCAGCGCGTCGTCGAGCCGGTTCGTCTTCCTGTCGGGCCAGATCGGGCTGGAACCCGGCACGGGTGAATTGGTATCGGAAAACTTCGAAGGCCAGGTGCGGCAGTCCTTCGCCAACATGCAGGCGGTGATCGAGGCGGCGGGCGGCACGCTGGAAAACGTCGTCAAGCTCACCTTGTTCCTCACCAATCTCAGCAAATTCGCCAGCGCGAACGCGATCATGGCGGAGATCATTCCGCAGCCTTATCCGGCCCGCTCGACGGTCGGGGTCGCCAGCCTGCCCAAGGGCGCCCAGTTCGAGGTCGAGGCCGTTCTGGCTCTCTGA
- the recG gene encoding ATP-dependent DNA helicase RecG, protein MVSAGAYSGTPKRPGASVSGTRRLFERLGLRTAADFVVHLPLRYEDETRITPIAQARPGGHALFEGDIVDSEMRLRPRRELQATLSDGTGRLHLRWLHLYPGQQARLSAGRRVRIRGEVRAGFHGLELVHPLVTEPGTRLPETLTPVYPTTQGLSQASLRKAIARALDEADLRDTLPEPVREAYDLADFATSLRLLHHPGPDISLDLLAGHDHPAWRRIKFDELLAQQLALADARAARQAQRAIALQGCGDLPERLLAGLPFQPTGAQARAIAEIRRDLTLSHPMHRLLQGDVGSGKTLVAAVAAAQAIDAGSQVAVMAPTEILAEQLWRKLSEWLVPLGVQVAWLTGALPASTRRQALAAIASGQARLAVGTQALIQDKVQFQSLGLVISDEQHRFGVGQRLALSRKGDQATRHPHQLSMSATPIPRTLAMAFFADMDVSVLDELPPGRTPVRTRLFADQRRDEVLSRVAGAVREGQQAYWVCPLVEESEALQLQTAVDTWQHLRTELPDLRIGLMHGRLSAQEKTDTMTAFRGGAIDLLVSTTVIEVGVDVPNASLMVIEHAERFGLAQLHQLRGRVGRGQRESTCVLLYQPPLSAVARERLRALYETTDGFEIARRDLDQRGPGELLGLRQSGQALLRFADLNADEGLLDLARTAAAWLAKDFPEHARAHQQRWMSGAVQYLRS, encoded by the coding sequence ATGGTCTCCGCGGGGGCCTATTCCGGCACGCCAAAGCGTCCGGGCGCGTCCGTCTCCGGCACCCGGCGCCTGTTCGAGCGCCTTGGGCTGCGGACGGCGGCCGACTTCGTCGTTCATCTGCCGCTGCGCTACGAAGACGAAACCCGTATCACGCCGATCGCGCAGGCTAGGCCGGGCGGGCATGCCCTGTTCGAAGGCGATATCGTGGATAGCGAAATGCGTCTGCGCCCCCGGCGCGAGCTCCAGGCCACGCTGTCCGACGGCACGGGCCGGCTGCACCTGCGCTGGCTGCATCTGTATCCGGGCCAGCAGGCGCGGCTGAGCGCGGGGCGCCGCGTGCGGATTCGCGGCGAAGTGCGGGCGGGATTTCATGGCCTGGAACTGGTGCATCCGCTGGTCACCGAACCTGGCACGCGCCTGCCCGAGACCCTGACCCCCGTCTACCCGACCACACAGGGCCTGTCGCAGGCCAGCCTGCGCAAGGCAATCGCCCGCGCGCTGGATGAAGCGGATTTGCGCGACACGTTGCCCGAGCCGGTGCGCGAGGCCTACGATCTGGCGGACTTTGCCACCTCGCTGCGGCTGCTGCATCATCCGGGCCCCGACATTTCCCTGGATCTATTGGCCGGGCATGACCACCCCGCCTGGCGGCGTATCAAATTCGATGAATTGCTGGCCCAGCAACTGGCCCTGGCCGACGCCCGCGCGGCGCGCCAGGCCCAGCGGGCGATTGCGTTGCAGGGGTGTGGCGATCTGCCGGAGCGCCTGCTGGCGGGGCTGCCTTTCCAGCCCACCGGGGCGCAGGCGCGCGCCATCGCCGAGATCCGGCGAGACCTGACGCTGTCCCATCCCATGCATCGTCTGCTGCAGGGCGACGTGGGCAGCGGCAAGACGCTGGTGGCGGCGGTCGCCGCGGCTCAGGCCATCGATGCAGGCTCTCAGGTGGCCGTGATGGCACCGACCGAGATCCTTGCCGAACAGCTCTGGCGCAAGCTTTCCGAGTGGCTGGTTCCTTTGGGCGTGCAGGTGGCCTGGCTCACCGGAGCCCTGCCGGCCTCGACCCGGCGGCAGGCCCTCGCGGCGATTGCTTCCGGCCAGGCCAGGCTGGCGGTCGGTACCCAGGCGCTGATCCAGGACAAGGTCCAGTTCCAGTCCCTGGGCCTGGTCATCAGCGACGAACAGCATCGTTTCGGGGTCGGGCAGCGCCTGGCCCTGAGCCGCAAGGGCGATCAGGCCACCCGGCATCCTCATCAATTGAGCATGAGCGCAACCCCCATTCCGCGCACCTTGGCGATGGCCTTTTTTGCCGATATGGACGTCTCGGTGCTCGACGAACTTCCGCCGGGGCGCACACCGGTACGCACACGGCTGTTCGCCGACCAGCGGCGCGACGAGGTCCTGTCGCGGGTGGCCGGCGCGGTGCGCGAGGGACAGCAGGCCTATTGGGTGTGCCCGCTGGTCGAGGAAAGTGAAGCGCTGCAGCTGCAGACTGCGGTGGATACCTGGCAGCATCTGCGCACCGAACTTCCCGATCTGCGTATCGGGCTGATGCACGGGCGCCTCTCGGCCCAGGAGAAAACCGATACGATGACCGCCTTTCGCGGGGGTGCGATCGACCTGCTGGTCAGCACGACCGTCATCGAGGTCGGGGTGGACGTGCCCAATGCCAGCCTGATGGTGATCGAACATGCCGAGCGCTTCGGTCTGGCGCAGCTGCATCAGTTGCGCGGCCGGGTGGGGCGTGGGCAGCGTGAATCCACCTGCGTGCTGCTCTATCAGCCGCCGCTGTCCGCCGTGGCGCGCGAGCGTCTGCGGGCCCTGTACGAAACCACGGATGGCTTCGAGATCGCCCGCCGGGATCTGGACCAGCGCGGGCCAGGCGAACTGCTGGGTCTGCGCCAGTCGGGTCAGGCGCTGCTGCGATTCGCGGATCTGAATGCCGACGAAGGGTTGCTGGATCTGGCGCGAACCGCCGCCGCCTGGCTGGCGAAGGATTTTCCGGAGCACGCCAGGGCGCATCAGCAGCGCTGGATGTCCGGCGCCGTCCAGTATCTGCGCAGTTGA
- the ugpE gene encoding sn-glycerol-3-phosphate ABC transporter permease UgpE — MVERRPLLDLVSHAVLILGVVVIAFPLYVAFVASTQTAQEVAQAPMSLIPGSHFLGNYWTVLTGGAINTPPVGRMLWISTFMALAIAIGKIAISMLSAFAVVYFRFRFRMLCFWMIFITLMLPVEVRIAPTYAVIANLGMLNSYAGLTLPLIASATATFLFRQFFLTVPDELVEAARIDGAGPMRFFKDILLPLSRTSIAALFVIQFIYGWNQYLWPLIIATQENMYPVVVGIRRMIAGGDSVTEWNLVMATALLAMVPPAAVVILMQKWFVKGLVDTEK, encoded by the coding sequence ATGGTTGAGCGCCGGCCGCTGCTGGACCTGGTGTCCCATGCCGTCCTGATTCTGGGCGTGGTCGTGATCGCCTTCCCTCTGTATGTCGCGTTCGTTGCCTCGACGCAGACCGCTCAGGAAGTCGCCCAGGCACCCATGTCGCTCATCCCGGGTTCGCACTTTCTCGGCAATTACTGGACAGTCCTGACAGGCGGGGCCATCAATACGCCCCCGGTAGGCCGCATGCTGTGGATCAGCACCTTCATGGCGCTGGCCATCGCCATCGGCAAGATCGCGATTTCCATGCTGTCGGCCTTCGCGGTCGTCTATTTCCGCTTCCGGTTCCGCATGCTGTGCTTCTGGATGATCTTCATCACCCTGATGCTGCCCGTCGAAGTCCGTATCGCACCCACCTACGCGGTGATCGCCAACTTGGGGATGCTCAACAGCTATGCGGGCCTGACCCTGCCGCTGATCGCATCGGCGACGGCCACGTTTCTGTTCCGGCAGTTTTTCCTCACGGTCCCCGATGAGCTCGTCGAAGCCGCACGCATCGATGGCGCGGGCCCCATGCGATTCTTCAAGGACATCCTGCTGCCGCTGTCGCGCACCAGCATCGCGGCGCTGTTCGTGATCCAGTTCATCTATGGCTGGAACCAGTACCTGTGGCCGCTGATCATCGCAACCCAGGAAAACATGTACCCGGTGGTCGTGGGCATCCGCCGCATGATCGCCGGCGGCGACAGCGTCACGGAATGGAACCTGGTCATGGCGACCGCCCTGCTGGCCATGGTACCGCCAGCCGCTGTGGTCATCCTGATGCAGAAATGGTTCGTCAAGGGCCTGGTCGACACAGAAAAATAG
- a CDS encoding LysR substrate-binding domain-containing protein, whose amino-acid sequence MTLTELKYIVAVARERHFGRAAEACFVSQPTLSVAIRKLEEELGIVLFERGGAEVGITPIGLRVVTQAQKVLEEGANLREIARQGHDPLEGPLRVGVIYTVGPYLLPHLVPEQIRRAPQMPLLLQENYTTRLLELLRQGEIDCAIVALPLPESGFAQCALYDEPFYVALPHNHPWVHEKRIASQRLKEETMLLLGAGHCFRDQVLEVCPELSRYSASSEGIQRTFEGSSLETIRHMVAAGIGITVMPASAIGMQGAESKLLRFVPFEPPVPDRRVVLVWRKSFPRLAAIEALIQAVRACHIPGVTMQEEAISIMAGAD is encoded by the coding sequence ATGACTCTGACCGAACTGAAGTACATCGTGGCCGTGGCCCGCGAACGCCATTTCGGGCGGGCCGCCGAGGCCTGCTTCGTCAGCCAGCCCACGCTGTCCGTGGCGATCCGCAAGCTCGAGGAAGAGCTGGGCATCGTCCTGTTCGAGCGCGGAGGCGCCGAGGTGGGGATCACGCCGATCGGCCTGCGGGTGGTCACGCAGGCGCAAAAGGTCCTGGAAGAGGGGGCCAATCTGCGCGAGATTGCCCGTCAGGGTCATGATCCGCTGGAAGGCCCGCTGCGGGTGGGCGTCATCTATACCGTTGGACCATACCTGCTACCCCATCTGGTGCCGGAGCAGATCCGGCGCGCCCCCCAGATGCCGCTGCTGCTCCAGGAAAATTACACGACCCGTCTGCTGGAACTGCTGCGCCAGGGCGAGATCGATTGCGCCATCGTGGCCCTGCCGTTGCCGGAATCGGGCTTTGCTCAGTGCGCCCTGTATGACGAACCTTTTTATGTCGCGCTGCCGCACAATCATCCGTGGGTACACGAAAAGCGTATCGCCTCGCAGCGCTTGAAGGAAGAGACGATGCTGCTGCTGGGTGCCGGACACTGCTTCCGGGATCAGGTTCTGGAGGTCTGTCCCGAACTGTCCCGCTATTCGGCTTCCAGCGAAGGCATCCAGCGAACCTTCGAGGGTTCCTCGCTGGAAACGATCCGCCATATGGTTGCGGCTGGCATCGGGATCACGGTCATGCCCGCCAGCGCCATCGGCATGCAAGGGGCCGAAAGCAAGCTGCTGCGCTTCGTGCCGTTCGAGCCGCCGGTGCCGGATCGCCGCGTGGTGCTGGTCTGGCGCAAGAGCTTTCCCCGTCTGGCCGCCATCGAGGCGCTGATTCAGGCAGTGCGGGCCTGCCACATACCGGGCGTGACCATGCAGGAAGAGGCCATCTCGATCATGGCGGGCGCGGACTGA
- the proC gene encoding pyrroline-5-carboxylate reductase, translating into MKNTLSLALIGGGNMASALASGLIGRRCAAADVHVIDPGDDTRSRWEALGTTTATAPDARLSECRVWFFAVKPQVMAEVVRQCQPWLRPDTLVISIAAGIPGSAIAGWLGSGSVPYTRVVRCMPNTPALIAAGMTGMTALSGVDDPDRVLAEELLRAVGDVLWVADDAAIDAVTAVSGSGPAYVFLFLEALIAAGVEQGLTPEQARQLALATFHGATQLATLSPDSPAVLRERVTSKGGTTAAALAVFQQHGLTDIMREAVSAAARRAGELAREFSR; encoded by the coding sequence ATGAAAAACACACTCTCTCTTGCACTGATCGGCGGGGGCAATATGGCCAGCGCCCTGGCCAGCGGGCTCATCGGGCGGCGCTGCGCCGCCGCCGACGTTCACGTCATCGACCCGGGGGACGATACGCGGTCCCGCTGGGAAGCATTGGGCACGACGACGGCCACAGCACCGGATGCCCGGTTGTCGGAATGCCGTGTCTGGTTTTTCGCCGTCAAGCCGCAGGTCATGGCCGAGGTCGTGCGCCAGTGCCAGCCGTGGTTGCGTCCCGATACGCTGGTGATCAGCATTGCCGCCGGTATTCCGGGGTCGGCCATCGCCGGCTGGCTGGGTTCGGGCTCTGTCCCTTATACCCGGGTCGTGCGCTGTATGCCCAACACCCCGGCCCTGATCGCCGCCGGCATGACCGGCATGACAGCTCTGTCCGGGGTCGACGATCCGGATCGCGTGCTGGCCGAAGAGCTGCTGCGCGCCGTGGGTGATGTGCTGTGGGTGGCTGACGATGCCGCGATCGATGCGGTGACCGCCGTGTCGGGTAGCGGCCCCGCCTATGTGTTCTTGTTTCTAGAGGCCCTGATCGCCGCTGGCGTCGAACAGGGCCTGACCCCCGAACAGGCACGTCAGCTGGCGCTGGCCACCTTCCATGGTGCTACCCAGTTGGCCACGCTGTCGCCGGATTCGCCGGCGGTGCTGCGCGAACGGGTAACCTCCAAGGGCGGCACGACGGCGGCCGCGCTGGCGGTGTTCCAGCAGCATGGTCTGACCGACATCATGCGCGAGGCGGTCTCGGCGGCGGCGCGTCGGGCAGGCGAACTGGCCCGTGAATTCTCCCGCTGA
- a CDS encoding sn-glycerol-3-phosphate import ATP-binding protein UgpC, whose protein sequence is MATLSFRNVRKTYPGGVAVIHGIDMEVHDGEFVVIVGPSGCGKSTLMRMVAGLESVTDGEISIGDRVVNTLEPAERDIAMVFQNYALYPHMSVFDNMAYGLKIRHLPKAEIRHRVEDAARILELDHLLDRRPRQLSGGQRQRVAMGRAIVREPSVFLFDEPLSNLDAKLRVQMRLEIQKLHQRLKTTSLYVTHDQVEAMTLAHRMIVMNQGIPEQIGTPAEVFEHPATVFVAGFIGLPPMNLLNVDIDAQGRALGPDGATLPVRVPMAAGTNSRGILGLRPEHLRLGAPGLQARVDMVEVLGSEQLIHARWGEQPLVLRCAVTETRDRPLKNGDTITLGPDGQHPAHWFDAGTGKRIGD, encoded by the coding sequence ATGGCAACCCTGAGCTTTCGCAATGTGCGCAAGACCTACCCGGGCGGTGTGGCCGTCATTCACGGCATCGACATGGAAGTCCATGACGGCGAATTCGTCGTCATCGTCGGTCCTTCAGGATGCGGGAAATCCACGCTGATGCGCATGGTCGCCGGCCTGGAATCCGTGACCGACGGCGAGATCTCCATCGGCGATCGCGTGGTCAACACCCTGGAACCCGCCGAGCGCGACATTGCCATGGTGTTCCAGAACTACGCGCTCTACCCCCACATGAGCGTCTTCGACAACATGGCCTACGGCCTGAAGATCCGCCATCTGCCCAAGGCCGAAATCCGTCACCGTGTGGAAGACGCGGCGCGCATCCTGGAACTCGATCACCTGCTGGATCGCCGGCCACGCCAGCTCTCGGGCGGCCAGCGCCAGCGCGTGGCCATGGGCCGCGCCATCGTGCGGGAACCCTCCGTCTTCCTGTTCGACGAACCATTATCGAATCTGGACGCAAAATTGCGCGTGCAAATGCGCCTGGAGATTCAGAAGCTGCATCAGCGCCTGAAGACCACCAGTCTGTACGTCACCCACGATCAGGTGGAAGCCATGACACTGGCGCATCGCATGATCGTCATGAATCAGGGCATCCCGGAACAGATCGGCACCCCCGCCGAGGTCTTCGAGCACCCCGCCACGGTCTTTGTCGCAGGCTTCATCGGGTTACCACCCATGAATCTGCTCAATGTGGATATCGATGCCCAGGGCCGCGCCCTGGGGCCGGATGGCGCCACACTGCCCGTCCGGGTACCCATGGCGGCCGGTACCAACTCGCGGGGCATCCTGGGCCTGCGCCCGGAACACCTGCGTCTGGGCGCGCCTGGCTTGCAGGCCCGGGTCGACATGGTCGAGGTGCTGGGTTCCGAGCAACTGATTCATGCCCGCTGGGGTGAACAGCCCCTGGTGCTGCGTTGCGCCGTGACCGAGACACGGGATCGGCCATTGAAGAACGGCGATACCATCACCCTGGGCCCCGACGGGCAGCATCCCGCCCACTGGTTCGACGCCGGCACAGGCAAGCGCATCGGCGACTGA
- the ugpA gene encoding sn-glycerol-3-phosphate ABC transporter permease UgpA, with the protein MEKRVVFHHRTLPWLLLAPQLAITLVFFFWPAGQAMWQSFRVEDPFGLSSQFVGLANFTDLFGSADYLASLRTTAWFSALVAFFGLGISLLLAVMADRVVRGAAIYKTLLIWPYAVAAAVAGVLWLFLFSPSVGILAVGMLRLGLSWNPRLDGGDAMALIVFAAVWKQVSYNFLFFLAGLQSIPRSLIEAAAIDGAGPARRFWTIVFPLLSPTSFFLLVINFIYAFFDTFAVIDVVTQGGPGHATDILVYKVYNAGFKGLDLGSSGAQSVILMLIVIALTVVQFRYVDRKVNY; encoded by the coding sequence ATGGAAAAACGCGTCGTCTTCCATCATCGGACCCTGCCCTGGCTCTTGCTGGCGCCCCAGCTGGCCATCACCCTGGTGTTTTTTTTCTGGCCGGCCGGGCAGGCCATGTGGCAGTCGTTTCGCGTCGAAGACCCCTTTGGCCTGTCCTCGCAATTCGTGGGGCTGGCCAATTTCACCGACCTGTTCGGCAGTGCGGATTACCTGGCGTCTCTGCGTACCACGGCCTGGTTCTCCGCACTGGTAGCGTTCTTTGGCCTGGGGATCTCGCTGCTGCTGGCCGTGATGGCGGACCGTGTCGTGCGTGGTGCCGCCATCTACAAGACTCTGCTGATCTGGCCCTACGCTGTCGCCGCCGCAGTGGCCGGTGTGCTGTGGCTGTTCCTGTTCTCGCCTTCGGTCGGGATCCTGGCCGTCGGTATGCTGCGCCTGGGGCTGTCCTGGAATCCCCGCCTGGATGGCGGGGACGCCATGGCCCTGATCGTCTTCGCCGCCGTCTGGAAACAGGTCTCGTACAACTTCCTGTTTTTTCTGGCGGGCCTGCAGTCCATTCCCCGATCCCTGATCGAAGCCGCCGCGATCGATGGCGCCGGCCCCGCGCGCCGGTTCTGGACCATCGTATTTCCCCTGCTGTCTCCCACCAGCTTCTTCCTGCTGGTGATCAATTTCATCTACGCTTTCTTCGACACCTTCGCCGTGATCGACGTGGTCACTCAGGGCGGCCCTGGCCATGCCACAGACATCCTGGTCTACAAGGTCTACAACGCTGGCTTCAAGGGTCTGGATCTGGGTTCCTCGGGTGCCCAATCCGTCATCCTGATGCTGATCGTCATCGCATTGACGGTCGTGCAGTTCCGCTACGTCGATCGCAAGGTGAACTATTGA
- a CDS encoding branched-chain amino acid ABC transporter substrate-binding protein, with product MNIRLTPMVAALGLAAGMMMSSAASADTIKIAIAGPYTGALTQYGDMVKEGVDTAVETINAAGGVLGKKLEIVVMDDSCEPKQGPVVANRVVNEKIHYVVGHVCSGATIAAAPVYNNEGIVMVSPSATSPAVTDGKNYDMIFRTIGRDDQQGPAAAEFIAQKIKPKAVAVLHDKQSYGQGIATAVKNNLEKAGVKVVMFEGINAGDSDYSAVITKLKSSGADFVYYGGYHPEMGLLLRQGAEQGLKAKFMGPEGVGNPDINAIAGPAVEGMLVTLPADFTSNPANASVVKAFKDKGRNPGGAFQLTAYSAVDAIVAGIKGVGKDDPSKVAAWLHSNTVKTPIGDIAWNKQGDLKSFKFDVFTWHANGSKTVYQ from the coding sequence ATGAACATTCGCTTGACGCCAATGGTCGCCGCACTGGGGCTGGCCGCTGGCATGATGATGTCTTCCGCGGCGAGCGCTGATACGATCAAGATCGCCATTGCGGGGCCTTATACCGGGGCATTGACGCAGTATGGCGACATGGTCAAAGAAGGTGTCGACACAGCAGTCGAAACCATCAACGCCGCCGGCGGCGTGCTGGGCAAGAAACTCGAAATCGTCGTGATGGACGACTCCTGCGAACCGAAGCAGGGCCCCGTGGTAGCCAACCGTGTGGTCAATGAAAAGATCCATTACGTCGTGGGCCACGTGTGCTCCGGCGCGACGATCGCCGCTGCCCCCGTCTACAACAACGAAGGTATCGTGATGGTCTCGCCATCGGCAACTTCGCCCGCCGTGACGGATGGCAAGAACTACGACATGATCTTCCGCACCATCGGCCGTGACGACCAGCAAGGCCCCGCGGCTGCGGAATTCATCGCCCAGAAGATCAAACCCAAGGCCGTGGCCGTGCTGCACGACAAACAGTCGTACGGCCAGGGCATTGCCACCGCCGTGAAGAACAACCTGGAAAAGGCGGGCGTGAAGGTCGTCATGTTCGAGGGCATCAACGCCGGTGACAGCGATTATTCCGCCGTTATCACCAAACTCAAATCCTCCGGCGCCGACTTCGTGTACTACGGCGGCTATCACCCGGAAATGGGTCTGCTGCTGCGCCAGGGCGCCGAACAGGGCCTGAAGGCCAAGTTCATGGGCCCGGAAGGCGTGGGTAACCCGGACATCAACGCCATTGCCGGCCCTGCCGTCGAAGGCATGCTGGTGACGCTGCCGGCCGACTTCACGTCGAATCCCGCCAACGCCTCCGTGGTCAAGGCCTTCAAGGACAAAGGCCGCAATCCGGGTGGCGCCTTCCAGCTGACCGCCTATTCGGCCGTGGATGCCATCGTGGCCGGTATCAAGGGCGTCGGCAAGGACGACCCGTCCAAGGTGGCCGCCTGGTTGCACAGCAACACCGTCAAGACCCCGATCGGCGATATCGCCTGGAACAAACAGGGCGATCTGAAGTCCTTCAAGTTCGACGTGTTCACCTGGCACGCCAACGGCTCGAAGACCGTCTATCAATGA
- the ugpB gene encoding sn-glycerol-3-phosphate ABC transporter substrate-binding protein UgpB, protein MASAFSRMTILAALITSTGLAHAATDITFWHSMEGPLGERVDAIAQAFNKSQSDYVVHAVYKGAYAESMNAGIAAFRAGNAPDILQVFEVGTATMMYAKGAVQPVQALSEKVGDPIDPKAFLGAVASYYSSPDGKLVSMPFNSSTPVLYYNKDAFKTAGLDPETPPKTWPEVAAAAKKLRAAGMECGYSTAWPAWIQLENFAAWHNVPYASMDNGFGGLGARLLLDSPLFQKHLTFLAKMSKDGEFTYGGRGDAGNALFTSGKCGMYTGSSGMRASIIKTGKFAFGTSTLPYYPDVKGAPQNSIIGGASLWVFSGKSDATYKGVIKFFKYLSSPEQAAAWHQGTGYVPVTKAGHDLTKQSGFYEKNPGTEVAVQQLNANTTTNSRGIRLGYLPQIRDIEDATMEQIFAGNTTPDAGLKKMTTEGNALLERFEKSMK, encoded by the coding sequence ATGGCATCCGCATTCTCTCGCATGACGATTCTGGCTGCGCTGATCACCAGCACTGGCCTGGCTCACGCCGCCACCGACATCACCTTCTGGCATTCCATGGAGGGCCCTCTGGGCGAGCGCGTCGACGCCATTGCCCAGGCCTTCAACAAGAGCCAATCCGATTATGTGGTGCATGCCGTCTACAAGGGCGCCTACGCCGAATCCATGAACGCCGGAATCGCGGCCTTCCGTGCCGGCAACGCCCCCGACATCCTGCAGGTCTTCGAAGTCGGCACCGCCACCATGATGTACGCCAAGGGCGCGGTCCAGCCTGTCCAGGCGCTGTCGGAAAAGGTCGGTGATCCGATCGATCCAAAGGCCTTCCTGGGCGCTGTGGCAAGCTACTATTCCTCGCCGGACGGCAAGCTGGTGTCCATGCCGTTCAACAGCTCCACCCCGGTGCTGTACTACAACAAGGACGCCTTCAAAACCGCCGGCCTGGATCCCGAAACCCCGCCCAAGACCTGGCCCGAGGTGGCGGCTGCCGCCAAAAAGCTGCGTGCGGCCGGCATGGAATGCGGCTACTCCACGGCTTGGCCGGCCTGGATCCAGCTGGAAAATTTCGCCGCTTGGCATAACGTACCCTACGCCTCGATGGACAACGGCTTTGGCGGCCTGGGCGCCCGGTTGCTGCTGGACAGCCCGCTGTTCCAGAAACACCTGACCTTCCTGGCCAAGATGTCCAAAGACGGCGAATTCACCTATGGCGGGCGCGGCGACGCGGGCAATGCGCTGTTCACATCCGGCAAATGCGGTATGTACACCGGCTCCAGCGGGATGCGGGCCTCCATCATCAAGACAGGCAAGTTCGCCTTCGGCACGTCGACCCTGCCCTACTATCCCGACGTCAAGGGCGCTCCGCAGAACTCGATCATCGGCGGGGCTTCGCTGTGGGTGTTCTCGGGCAAGTCCGACGCCACCTACAAGGGCGTGATCAAATTCTTCAAATACCTGTCCAGCCCCGAACAGGCCGCCGCCTGGCATCAGGGCACGGGCTACGTGCCCGTGACCAAAGCCGGCCACGATCTGACCAAGCAGTCCGGCTTCTATGAAAAGAACCCCGGCACCGAGGTCGCCGTCCAGCAGTTGAACGCCAACACGACCACCAACTCCCGCGGGATCCGGCTGGGCTACCTGCCGCAGATCCGCGACATCGAAGACGCCACCATGGAACAGATCTTCGCGGGCAATACCACCCCGGACGCCGGCCTGAAAAAGATGACCACCGAAGGCAACGCCCTGCTTGAGCGCTTTGAAAAGAGCATGAAGTAA